The genomic interval tgtgcaccatgcaacctagacatgcgacacaagggggagtgttatgggaaaattattattctacccgtgtgtgtgtgtgtgtcttagccttattaggtttcctgttagagataaattCACATCTCTTTAATATATTAGGATTATGAATCCTATAAAATTGTAgttatgtaatgtctatatagaGGCtaaattatcaatcaataaagagttacgttttgttccattacgttgttattattctcgtttcgttcctcctctAACACCTCTTTGATTATTTCTTGACTCaatgaatttttatataaatttgaaatatataAACGTACGTAAAACATATAATGGTCGGTCCGGTGGATTGTCGAAGATGGTTGGTTCGCGCAGGTAGAATTAAATTGACGTAACACATGCACCGGCTACACGTACTTATGATCGAGTTATACATGTAAATATGTTGGTGGAGGCCGACTATGACGTTGCAATACGATATTTACCTTTTCCTTAATATAAGCATGGCTGCATGGGTTCATTATAATGGGATATCATGTGATGCATGAACCTAATTCTAAACTTTGCAGATCGGGAAGCTTCATTTCACCTAGAAAATTATGGGATCCCTTGCAACACATATCCGTGGTGGTGCCAAAAACATAATTGacaccctatatatatatatatatcttctaaTCATTTTATTATTGATTATCCAATTAATCAAGCTAATGCATGCAATATTTAATCAGTTTGATTGATACAGTActgtgtatttttattttaaagaaATAAGGAAAGTATAATATTGATCTCAGAGAACAGATTCATAGGGAAGTGGCACGCCACATTACTGTCCGGAGAAGTTTACAACAATACAATTTTATTGACTAAGCCTGAATAATTGGGTTCGATCAGGGCAACTGCATATAAGTCTTCTTCGATTCAGAAGAAGTCGTTTACATATTTTTCGAGAAGTGGAGGAACGAGCACACTGTATGCTTGTTCACTAGGGTGATAACTATCCCAAAACACATGATCCTTCGGATTTTCACACGTCGGAGACAATTTGGTGCATAATATCGCCACCTCTAAAGCTCCTGTGCCACAGCACCCTTTATTCGCCaccttaaaccctaaacaaaTTAATTAACACAGAACAGAATATATATTAGTCATGTTGATCGAACAGTTGAGGTTTAACATGGATAGATGTAAAGGTTTACTTGCTTACCGTATTTAGTAGGGTGAAGAATGAGATCGAGTAAAGGTGTGTAAATATCGACATAAACCATTCTACTGTCGGGTAGCTGTGTATTTAAGGAATGCATGTTAGCTGACAGCTTAGAGTTGAATAGCTTCGCTGCGTCGTTGTACTTCTCTGCACACTGCCTTTGAATTCCTCCGGCTAGAGTTCTCTGTGAAGGTACACACCCTATTGGTGGTGCACTGAAAACACCGAACCTTCTACCCCCAAGTGCATACAAATCCTGCCCAGTGAGTAGTAATTAAAGTTAATTATACAAACAAATTATCAAGGAACACATCCAGTGAGTTATATATGATTCAAATGTAATTACCTGAAGGAAACTAGTGGCAGAATTGACCATAAGGTCAGTGTAAGCAGGGACGTCATATtcagcctttctgatgccaatAGTGAAATAGGTGTTGGCAATGTCATCGCTGCCGGCGACCACCAGATAGAGACTATTGGCGAGGATGTAATTTGTTCTCTGCTCGCCAAAATTGGCTTTCAGCTTCCCTATATACTCTTTGAACTGGTTCAACTGCTCCGATAGCGATATAACTGACTGCATTGTGATCATGTAAATCGTAAGGGAAGAATAAGGAAGATATGCGGAGCCAAATTAATGGAGCATATAGTCTTACTACTAATTGGGGTGTCTGGGGGTCGTATCCGGTGCCACCAGAAGCAAAGCAGACTCCGGTTCTGAGTTCTTCAGGTGTTAGACTAGTATCCGCATATGGAGGTACAAACTCTTTTATTCCCAATGCTTGAGCTGATGATCAACCAGGATATATATTTACTCACCTAGAAGTAACTTACTATTTTGAACTTTGGGAAATCGACTCACGTGTAAGATAAATATTGAGCTAAATCAGTATAATCATTCAGTATTAAatctttaaaatttaaaacaaacaaaaaaacaaagcgttcaaaatcaaaagtaagtttgtcatatttatatcTCCTGAAAGTGTTTGGTTTAATTACACTATATATCCAGCAGTAAAGTTAGCAAAATAAGGTTCATGTTGTGGAAATTGAAACCATGCAACCTTTGTCGGAGAAGGAATTTGCATGTCTGCTGGTATATATAGTTGTATAGATATAGTATGATAGTTGTACCTATGAAGTCTGAGGGGACTTTTCCATTGCCAAATCTACCAGTTGGAACTTCTCCTGGGAAGTTTTGACCATAAGGAGGGAAATTGCATCTGACAACAGACTTaagattgttgttgttgccgGTGTCCATGATCGAATCACCAAACACTAGAACCGCCGGCATTGTCTTTCCCGGTGGTAACTTCACCCGACCCTCTGCGATTCTCGGGTAGTGCCCTAAAACAACAGAAAGACTAAAGATGAAGATCACGAGCTTCTTGGTTGACGACATCAACAGaccagaggaagaagaagagaagagttCTATAAAGGGGAATCCCATTCTTTTGGAATTTCTTTTCGGTCCTAAAGAGAAAGAATACTACAAGAGAATGATTGACAATTGTTGGTTTTTGGACTCATTCAGGTGGTTCtctatatgtgtgtgtgcatATATAGACCGGTTAAACAGATATACTTTTCCAGCCATTTATTTCACGCAACAAGAAACGTAAGAAGATTCGAGCTGTCCGAATGAGAAAAAGGTAGGTTTGGAAATGTAGCTTCAGCTGCCATCATTCAATATGTTTTACCGCTTCGATCTAGCTAGTAGTAGATGCGTATACTACTCTGGTAAAACGAAGCTACAAATTTATGCAAATCTAACTAACTATATGTATTTACATACGTATGAATTCAAGTATTTCagattttaataaaaaaattcatcagTAGGCTGGTCAATACGAAACTttcattaaaagaaaaaactcCAAACAACAAACCAATAACAACAAGGAACAACCAAACAGAGCACACAACAACTAGGAAAAGACATAAGGAAACTACGCCGACTACTACAAACTACTGGACACACAACCAGCTACTCATGGCATCAGATTCCAGGATTTTGCGGAGGGAGTTCGGAGGACGACTGGTCCAATCCGAGGAACACACCTTCACCATTGCAAGCTTCGCCGCGGCATCAGCTACCCGGTTAGCTTCTCTAGGGATCCACTTCCAAAGAACAACATCAAATAACGGTAAAAGAGAGCCAATTCTCTTCTAAGTGGGAACAATCTTCCAATTGGCGGTGAATGAAGAAGACATGATTGCTTTGAACACTCCTGCACAATCCCCTTCGATTATCACCTTCTTTTGCCTTAGATGAGCAGCAAGCTGCATCCCCTTCATGGCAGCGTCTGCCTCAGCCTCCAGAGCCGAATTGTGCCTGCCAAGAATACTTGCTCCAGCTACAGAAAAACCTTTAAAGTTACGAGCAGTAATCAGTAGGCTTCACTAGTACTAGAACACTAGAAATAGAGTTGGGAGTTCAGTTTACTTAGGATTAGGAATTGAGACCCCAAATGATTAAGTTCTTGGTGAAAGGTTAATAGTAGTAGGGAAAAAGATAATGAATGCGCGAGCAACGGAAGATGTCATTATTCCCTATACGGGGGTTTCAATTTTACGATGACGTTGAATTATTGATAATTTGATATCTGGACTTCCTCCTCAGGCCAGTTCAAGTGAGGGAGCAACAGTCGTCCGTAGTAGAAGGAAGCGAGAAACTTAATTAATATCAATTCAGATTGATTGATCGAACTGAAAACATGACCATCAATCGATCTAATAGTGGGGGAATTTTCTTAGATAACTCGGGAAATTTCCTTAGATAACTCGAGATATGTGGTACACATTTATTGATATCACAACAAATTTGTTATCATCCTGGTAAACAGTGTAATGTTTTGAGTAAATATAGTTTTATTAGTTTTAATTACTTCACTCATAacattttataaaattatgaacaaataattgttaatttggtatatttatttagttagttgtaaatataaaaaacatgTGATATAACTTTGTTCTCAatattgtaaatttaatttaataaaattataattttgataataaaaaaaaagagggtaTGTTATAGTGTTATACCTGAAGATATTATAGACGACCCGTTAGTGGTCCTAAAACTCCTATCAGCTTAGTTGAGCAAAGCCATTATTACGTGGAGTTAGGTTTATTATCTACCAGCCAATCCAGAAGCATCCTTTATCATCTTAACCAAAGTAGCCAGCTGGTGATGTGTCCCAGAAAACTTGATGATGGTAGCTACCAGAAAACTCCGAACAACATCGACGACTAGCTTTCCCTGTCGTATGTATTTGCATGAGATGCTGCTTTTAATTATTGGATTAACGTATCTGCGTACATTAATAATTCATCACTCATTCCGACTAATGTATTTTATACATTGGAGTATGACGAAGCTTGGGACACCATCTAATGATCTATATATTAAGCTGTACGTGGGTTTGACATCTTATATACAAACGGGCCAGCTAGCTTCACACTTCTTTATAGCTCCTCAGGATCGCACAACGTGTATTTATTTTATCTCTGCGTGGTCAGCTTTTGAAGCACTAAGGTTTAGGTTTCTTGCGGAAGCTAGTATGTAGGCGTCTCGAAGCTTAAAGATATTTATGCAAATCTatcagcaaaataaaaacatgcaACACATTGCAGAGCTCTCGATATTTTTTGAATAAACCAGAAATAGTGCGCCGGTGTCGATTGATAAGACACTGGGAGAAGCTCGTCACTTTCTAGTTTCTACACCAATCGACAGTATACTTGCGCTTTTGGGAGGTTGTATGACTCGTATCTTGGATACTAGCTAGAAGCTTATTTACAGCATCGGCAGATTAGCTTCTAATATTGAAGAGGGATAATGCGGGAAAGCCAGGAAGACGAATAAGTCAAGAAGCTGCAATTATGAAACTTAAGGGCAGGGAACCAATCTTAGTGCTAGCTATCAGATCTCGACGTTTGCTCTTAAATATGAATTCGAAGTCTATCTGTCTCTCACACTCCCAACGGTTTACTTAATAGAGACTGGACTAGTCATTATCAACCCAAAACAGCCCTTCCGTTTTACAAGCTAATGAAACTAGTTTACCTTGTTAGGATGCGTTCACTGAACTTGAATGAGATTAAGAGGgaatgagaaagaaaaagaatgggAATGAGAGGGAATGAGTGATTCACATTCAATTGTTTACATGTTATCGGGGGAATCGGAGAAACAAACATGAATGATTCTCATTTATcatttatgtgtttaccaaTGTCTAGGAATCAGAATCATTACTAGAGTAATTATTAAAGTGCTCTCacataaaatgtgatttataaAAACGCAAAGTTATTATCGTAATTAAAAGTTTATTCAATTCCTAATTAAATTCACTACATACTCCTCTTCGGAATGGAAATGAGGAAATGAATCCGGATTAGGCCCACTGTCAAGAAtacttttcattttctttttaaaaagtTATCAAACAACAATTTGAGAGGGAATCATAATGAAAGAGTGGTGAATCATTCTTATTAGGCGTAAGTAAACGCACCCTTAGTGGCTTGAACCAACTTCAATCCGAGATATGTTGCCAAAATAAGGGAGAGCGGCCCGGTGTTGTTTGTCCCGCAATTTGTCTCAAgtagatcatcaaatccaatcaGACACCAAGACCTGGTACCACCAGAAATACACACTTGGAAACTAGGACAAAAAAATGAAGCAGATCAGAGACAACCGCATGCAAAGTTGTAAAATTTGGTTGTACCAAACTACCAACTGGGGCAGTGGTATAATGCGATACACAGATCTCACTCATTTCACCTCTACACAACCCCAGAAAAAGGGCAAAAAACGGAAAAGTTTATTGTAATAAATTACTTCATGGGTCTGGTTATGTATCCATCAAAGTTCATGACGCTCTGAATTTCACCGCAACATGTTTCACTTCCCATAAAAAGGACGAGTGACACAAGAAAACTGATGAATAGACTGATGGACTGGagaaagtgaaagaaaacATAACACGTTATTTGTTAACATTTGTACTTTAACTCTCTTTTCCTTTATGGGCGAAATAGTGAAAAGCAATATTTACTATGAGATGCCTATCAACATTACCGAGTCTTTCTAGGTTTGGCGATGGCAACTCCACAGCATCCAAGCAAATGAATGAACCCTGGGTCAAACAAACTTCGATCAAGACTTCAAACTAACATTCCCACATTACAAGAACTCAACATCCCACCCAACACAAAAAATAGCCCGACTACATACTAGAAATAAAACCTGTACTAATTTCATGTCCATGAAACACACACCCGGAATAAAATTTCAGATCTGAACCATATAATTGTAGCATCGAGTATTTAATGTGCACATATAATTTACACAAAAGGCATGACCCAGTTGATGGTGCTTCCAAATAATATAATTCATATACAAGCTACATATTAGAAACAAGCTGCCATCACCTCAATACAAACCAGAAAATCAATGGTATGTAAAAGCTCTTCCATATTATTAGGAAACAAAAGGTAATTCAAATCCAATTAAATAATATGAAGCCAGGGACTTCATATCAGGGGCCATCAGTCTTTAAGATCTGTTCATCTCAGTGAGCACTCACAAGGAATGGGTGCTGGCAAACTCCACATTCAATTGTCTCTGAACCTGAGCTAGGAACTTGGACCTGCAACAATTCCATTACTTCTGTCATCAAAAGGAACACAATGTATATATACAACAGCCACTCCAAGACACCGCAAACATTTGAAACAAGAAAAGTTTAACCTAATGAACTGTATCTCGCGGAGAGAGTATGTTAAGAAACTAACTAAATTATAACTGCCAAGTACAGCATACATGCATATATCTGTATATTATGTGCATGAATCAACTTCCGACCTGCAAGTGGACTGTGCATGTAGGACAAGCAACTTCTCTCATCCGTCTTCCAGATCCATCCGACTTGGAACCTGAGAACGAGCATACAAGTGAAGGAGTGAGGAACAAACATAAATATCTAGCAACTGCAGTAACTGCCACTGATAAGTATCCCCCACTGAACGATTACCAGGTTGGCCCACAACTGAGATTATCATGCAGGCCAATTCTACAATTCAATCTTcacaagaacaaaaaaacacTACCTGAGGATTCCCTGCGGTTCTTCTCCATCTCCGCCTGTCCAAAGAAAAGGAAGAGATGTCAGTTCACGCCCAAGATACATATGACTAACAACATTATTGATGCAGACCCATGAGACATTATGCTTACAATAGTCAAAACTTAAAATTACACCAAGCGAAATTGAGTGGAGGAGTCCTGAGTTATCGGTCCATCATAAACCCATAAACCTAGATATTCCTGACTAATCTCCTAAGTACAAGGATcggaaaaagaaaacagagaAACAAAATTACCTGAAGTTTCTTGGCAAGATCTTCATGGCTATGCAACGCTGCAGGTTTACTGGATGCTTCCTTGGCATTACTCAGCCTTTGAGTCACTTCAGCCTGCAAGGACAGTGAAATTTTTATGAAATCAACAATAAGGGTGGTTTTCCTATGCTGtggataaaaagaaaaattgtacAAAACATATTAAATCAAGCAACAAATGTGCATATACAGATCGCACAAATTCAATTATATACCATAAAATACTTTATAATTGGTTTTTAAAATACTATTCATATATACTTTACACGAAATATTGACACTAATCAATTGTTGCCTATGTGAGACTACCCAAATCAAAAGTTATTTCATAGGGTGACTAACACTGAACGtccgaaaaaagaaaaacaagttaATCTTAATATACCTGATGAACTGACCTAGTTCCCTGAAAATATATGAAGATTCAATCAGAAACTAAGAATATAACTAACAACCGGTACAACCCTCACAGAAGCGCTTGGCTTATACGTCCAATAGACTAAATCATCACCAACAGGCAATATAAAGGTAGATTTCAAAACATAGGTAATATTCCATTAGAGTCTATTTTAGCAAAGAATGAACAATCACTGCAAATTTAAATGGATTCACAACTTTAGAGTTCTGACATGTAATAGAAAGGACAAGTTGACCCAATTATAGAGATTTTTGAGACATACCATGCACCGATCACAAACTCGAACCTGCAGAGCATTTTCCTCAGCAGTTAATGCTATTCTGCCGTGGGTACACTTGTCACAAAAGATGTCTCCACAGTTCCGGCAATGATGCTAAATTGGAGGAAAAGCACATAAGTTTATAGGAATGATACATGCAAAATAACAAACTCCAAAGAACACCACATCAAAAATACACTTACCCTACGTACAAAAGCCCCAAAATCTGTTCCACATGCTGTACATTTTGAAACTGCTTCATCAGGGACCTAAAGAAAGAGAGATGAAATGACATAAGCAAGAGTCATTTTCCAAGACCAATATTTTACTGCTTTAAGAAAAACTGCAATCATTAGTGCTTAAAAAGGTATATCACTACAACATTCAACTTcatttaccaaaaaaaaagaggcgatTAATAACATTACCCAATGATCTTTTTCCTCATTTCCTGGCTTTATAATGTTCATCCAATCGGTTAATCCTTTCTTCCTTTCTGCAGACTGTTCATTTGTCTTCAAAGATTCAGCTGGCCTGCTACTGCCACCCATCTCCTTGAGCTGAAACACAATTGGGAAAAGCAGAGTACAATTAAATGTTATTCAAACTTTATAACATGATAATATGGAAACCTTGTCTCATATGATATACTGGATAACTACATTATGCTGCTTTCAAAATTGCAAGAAACGCATGTACTATCCATGCATGTCAAAAAGCCAACCTGTACGGTTGCAGCAGTTACTGTATCTAAAAGGGTGTTTGTAGTGTAACTACTTGACTGCAATCTAATTCGTCTTGGTTCAATGTCTACAGAGCTCTTCGACCAAAATGCAAAGGTAGATGAATCTGTCACCTACATTAGAGGGAACAGAAAACGCAGGTTATTGTGAAAGCACAAGCGAAACTTAACAAGGTAACAATAGATCATTAAACGGAAACCAAAAGAACTTACCTCACATCTAGTGACATTCTCAAGGGGATATATTCTCAACGTCCGACTGGTAGCAGGATCAAGCATACGTATACCATCCAAACCAATCTGAGAGAGAAATTTTGATCAGCCATTGTTCTCAATATtgagcaaaaacaaaaaacttaaAGTTAAATGAAATGGTGATGTAGTAAACACCATCCATGCCAACCAACATAATGATTCAGAGAGCACTACTAAAAACATCTTCGTATTGAAGATAATGAATTTCTATGGTGCCGCATAGCGATCATtttgtttctaattttctGCACATGGAAGTTGAAAAACATATAGGGTGTACATTTCTAAAACAATTTCATCAGAATACATTCTAACAGTAGCATTCCTACAATTGGTGGCTGATGCCAGTTCCTTAACGTGTCTCGGAACTACAATAAGCTTGATAGACATCAATTGATCAATACTAATGCAGTGCTCTATCAACTACGGAAAGCTTCATTGTATACAAAAACTACAACAACATGAATCGCTCTCTACACCTACACAATCGCATGCCAATCATAATCATAGACGAAAACGCATTAGTAATACTAGCAGAGCACAATGTACCTGGCAAACAACATCCATGGTGCTCTGTCCACCACTCTCGGCCAAAAGCTTAACCCTAAACTTCAACGCCCCACCCTTACTGTCCTCCTGTGTATCGGCCTTCGGCACCGCCCTAACAATCTTGCTTGAGCTCACACTCGACTCTTTACCTGAAGGGAAGCTAATAGCTCTCCCGTAATCATCAAACAACGCCGAGCTCGACGACTTCGGCGCCGTGCCGCGAGCCCCGTAGGGCTCCACCTTGTCGCCTCGGTAGGCATAAACGCCGTCGCCGTAGCTCTCACTGCGGCCTGAATCGTATCGCTTCCCGTACGGATCGGATCCCAAATCGGACTGGCTCCGGGTGTAGCCGCCGTACCGATCGTCCAAATACGACCCGCCGTGGTCGAATTTCGTTAGATTGTCGTAGGCGGACTCGTACGGAGGCGGCGGCGCGGCGGAGATAGGTGGCGGATTCGAGAACGGACCTGGATAAGCGGACGAGAAGGGAGACGAGGGGTTGGAGTTGGCGGGAATCGACGGCGGGAGAGTGGA from Argentina anserina chromosome 2, drPotAnse1.1, whole genome shotgun sequence carries:
- the LOC126782098 gene encoding protein FREE1, encoding MQHGDYSSAPYYQYPPPHQNPNPNPNPNPLPATDHHHNPYASAPPFSTSDYSPYSQSYPPYSHNPDPAPPTAPSYSPTFNSTPQPPSFPSFESHAPYQPPPPPQPYHPSYDQHHQSAPSYSTLPPSIPANSNPSSPFSSAYPGPFSNPPPISAAPPPPYESAYDNLTKFDHGGSYLDDRYGGYTRSQSDLGSDPYGKRYDSGRSESYGDGVYAYRGDKVEPYGARGTAPKSSSSALFDDYGRAISFPSGKESSVSSSKIVRAVPKADTQEDSKGGALKFRVKLLAESGGQSTMDVVCQIGLDGIRMLDPATSRTLRIYPLENVTRCEVTDSSTFAFWSKSSVDIEPRRIRLQSSSYTTNTLLDTVTAATVQLKEMGGSSRPAESLKTNEQSAERKKGLTDWMNIIKPGNEEKDHWVPDEAVSKCTACGTDFGAFVRRHHCRNCGDIFCDKCTHGRIALTAEENALQVRVCDRCMAEVTQRLSNAKEASSKPAALHSHEDLAKKLQAEMEKNRRESSGSKSDGSGRRMREVACPTCTVHLQVQVPSSGSETIECGVCQHPFLVSAH
- the LOC126784333 gene encoding GDSL esterase/lipase EXL3-like, encoding MIKDASGLAGFSVAGASILGRHNSALEAEADAAMKGMQLAAHLRQKKWIPREANRVADAAAKLAMVKVCSSDWTSRPPNSLRKILESDAMRPKRNSKRMGFPFIELFSSSSSGLLMSSTKKLVIFIFSLSVVLGHYPRIAEGRVKLPPGKTMPAVLVFGDSIMDTGNNNNLKSVVRCNFPPYGQNFPGEVPTGRFGNGKVPSDFIAQALGIKEFVPPYADTSLTPEELRTGVCFASGGTGYDPQTPQLVSVISLSEQLNQFKEYIGKLKANFGEQRTNYILANSLYLVVAGSDDIANTYFTIGIRKAEYDVPAYTDLMVNSATSFLQDLYALGGRRFGVFSAPPIGCVPSQRTLAGGIQRQCAEKYNDAAKLFNSKLSANMHSLNTQLPDSRMVYVDIYTPLLDLILHPTKYGFKVANKGCCGTGALEVAILCTKLSPTCENPKDHVFWDSYHPSEQAYSVLVPPLLEKYVNDFF